The Rutidosis leptorrhynchoides isolate AG116_Rl617_1_P2 unplaced genomic scaffold, CSIRO_AGI_Rlap_v1 contig469, whole genome shotgun sequence genomic sequence GATTGACAATTGATTAGTAAAAAATTTATCTAATAATAATTGATAAGATATATTATTGCAAAAGACAATAAAATCACTGCAGAAAGAGAACAAAATTGATCTTACGATATCTCACGctgtcataataatgataatagtttagtACTTATAATGACGTGACTCTCTTATATGTTTATTATACTAACTAATTCATTAATTATATGTCTCAAATTATTGTGATCACTGATCACTATCCTAATCACTATTGCATGATTATATATTACAATTACTATAAGCAGCACCTTAGTAATTGTGTGTTATTGAATATGACATTTTCCGCTCTTTATAATATCGATTGGAGGACCACAATACACCTATGTACGTGCAACAAGTACTTATTTAAGTGATCACATGATaacaaaaagaaataaaaaattattaattaaaGAATTTCTCTAGTGAATtcatatgtaataatatttatatttgaaaTTAACAAGGGTTTcatgaaatattaattataacagtcCTGAAATTAACAAGGATTACTTGTTTAATGGTGAAATAAATGAAATTATAAAATTGAGACATAAAAAAGATGAGCTAACTGATTTGAAAAACAGTTGAAAGTTGCATGAGCTTTTGGATTTATATTTAATagtttattaaaatattttttagTCCTATATTATTTCTTATATAGAGTAATAATTAAAGAGTAAAAACTGATCACCTGAGCAAGCCAAGGGAAGCTTCGAATATTCCGGCAAAGAATGTAGCAGTGAAGGCAAGATGAAGATAGAGTGATGGGTTCTCCTTCACATTCACTTCCTTTCCCAACATGGTCGCCGTCAGAAGCGACGCGACGGCCACCGTTCCGACCGCCAAATCTCTCGAACTCCCCATCATTGCATAAATCAATGGTGGGATGAAACTCGAGTCTACGTTAACAATTATTATAAGTTCATAAGAAAATAATTACATCAATCTAATCTAAAAAACTATGTATTATAAATCAAtcaatcaattatatatatatatatattttgtttactTACAAAGTCCGAGAATTGGTGGAAGGTTAGCTAGTTTAGCATAACTAATCCCTTGAGGAATAGCGAGACTTGCTATGGTGATCCCGGAAATGAGGTCCGACTTGAAGAAACTGAAACTATAACGCGGGGCCCATTCGAAGAACGGAAATACATATTGAAGTCCGAGAAGTAATCTTCTCGAACTTGACTGGTTCTTGAATTGCCTAAGAGGGTCATCAGGAAAAAATGTTTCCTTTAGAGAAATCTTCAGTGATTTGAAAAATGGCTGTGGTGGTGGGATTTCAACTCGATGAACATTTTTCGGAGAATACATATAGTCATGACCGGCACTACCCATATTAGTGGCGGGGGAGATCTACGTCGTACGGTGGTTTGAGGAGGAGAGATGTGGTTGTGGGTTTAAGT encodes the following:
- the LOC139883886 gene encoding sulfate transporter 3.1-like; its protein translation is MGSAGHDYMYSPKNVHRVEIPPPQPFFKSLKISLKETFFPDDPLRQFKNQSSSRRLLLGLQYVFPFFEWAPRYSFSFFKSDLISGITIASLAIPQGISYAKLANLPPILGLYSSFIPPLIYAMMGSSRDLAVGTVAVASLLTATMLGKEVNVKENPSLYLHLAFTATFFAGIFEASLGLL